A part of Caretta caretta isolate rCarCar2 chromosome 1, rCarCar1.hap1, whole genome shotgun sequence genomic DNA contains:
- the RAB9A gene encoding ras-related protein Rab-9A isoform X1 — MEILSDLGLTLYLWVMHETQKSGGSVSTTMATKSSLLKVILLGDGGVGKSSLMNRYVTNKFDTQLFHTIGVEFLNKDLEVDGHFVTMQIWDTAGQERFRSLRTPFYRGSDCCLLTFSVDDSQSFQNLGNWKKEFIYYADVKEPESFPFVILGNKVDINERQVSTEEAQDWCRNNGNHPYFETSAKDATNVAAAFEEAVRRVLATEDRTDHLIQTDTINLHRKPKPSSSCC; from the exons ATGGAAATCCTCAGTGACTTGGGCCTAACACTTTATTTATGGGTAATGCATGA GACTCAGAAATCAGGAGGATCCGTTTCAACAACAATGGCAACAAAATCGTCGCTCCTTAAAGTAATACTCCTAGGTGATGGTGGAGTCGGGAAGAGTTCACTTATGAACAGATATGTCACTAACAAGTTTGATACACAGTTGTTCCACACAATAGGCGTGGAGTTCTTAAATAAAGATTTGGAAGTGGATGGACACTTTGTTACAATGCAGATATGGGACACGGCAGGTCAAGAACGGTTCAGGAGCTTACGGACTCCTTTCTATAGAGGTTCTGACTGTTGCCTTCTAACTTTCAGTGTAGATGACTCTCAAAGCTTCCAAAACTTGGGTAACTGGAAAAAAGAATTCATTTACTATGCAGATGTCAAAGAGCCTGAAAGTTTTCCTTTTGTGATATTGGGTAACAAAGTTGACATAAATGAAAGGCAAGTGTCTACAGAAGAAGCCCAGGACTGGTGCAGGAACAATGGCAACCATCCCTATTTTGAGACTAGTGCAAAAGATGCCACTAATGTTGCAGCGGCCTTTGAGGAAGCTGTTCGAAGAGTTCTTGCTACTGAAGACAGAACAGATCACTTGATTCAGACAGATACAATAAATCTTCACCGGAAGCCTAAACCCAGTTCATCTTGCTGTTga
- the RAB9A gene encoding ras-related protein Rab-9A isoform X2, with protein sequence MATKSSLLKVILLGDGGVGKSSLMNRYVTNKFDTQLFHTIGVEFLNKDLEVDGHFVTMQIWDTAGQERFRSLRTPFYRGSDCCLLTFSVDDSQSFQNLGNWKKEFIYYADVKEPESFPFVILGNKVDINERQVSTEEAQDWCRNNGNHPYFETSAKDATNVAAAFEEAVRRVLATEDRTDHLIQTDTINLHRKPKPSSSCC encoded by the coding sequence ATGGCAACAAAATCGTCGCTCCTTAAAGTAATACTCCTAGGTGATGGTGGAGTCGGGAAGAGTTCACTTATGAACAGATATGTCACTAACAAGTTTGATACACAGTTGTTCCACACAATAGGCGTGGAGTTCTTAAATAAAGATTTGGAAGTGGATGGACACTTTGTTACAATGCAGATATGGGACACGGCAGGTCAAGAACGGTTCAGGAGCTTACGGACTCCTTTCTATAGAGGTTCTGACTGTTGCCTTCTAACTTTCAGTGTAGATGACTCTCAAAGCTTCCAAAACTTGGGTAACTGGAAAAAAGAATTCATTTACTATGCAGATGTCAAAGAGCCTGAAAGTTTTCCTTTTGTGATATTGGGTAACAAAGTTGACATAAATGAAAGGCAAGTGTCTACAGAAGAAGCCCAGGACTGGTGCAGGAACAATGGCAACCATCCCTATTTTGAGACTAGTGCAAAAGATGCCACTAATGTTGCAGCGGCCTTTGAGGAAGCTGTTCGAAGAGTTCTTGCTACTGAAGACAGAACAGATCACTTGATTCAGACAGATACAATAAATCTTCACCGGAAGCCTAAACCCAGTTCATCTTGCTGTTga